The genomic DNA GCACCCGTGGTTCCAGGAGTCCCGCAGCAACCCCGACGGCCCCTACGGCGACTACTACGTGTGGGCCGACGACGACAAGCAGTACCAGGACGCCCGGATCATCTTCGTCGACACCGAGGCCTCCAACTGGACCTTCGACCCGGTCCGCAAGCAGTACTACTGGCACCGCTTCTTCTCCCACCAGCCCGACCTCAACTACGAGAACCCGGCGGTGCAGGAGGAGATCGTCTCCGCCCTGCGGTTCTGGCTCGACCTCGGCATCGACGGCTTCCGCCTCGACGCGGTGCCGTACCTGTACCAGCAGGAAGGCACCAACTGCGAGAACCTGCCGGCGACGCACGAGTTCCTGAAGCGGGTGCGCAAGGAGATCGACACGCACTATCCGGACACGGTGCTGCTCGCGGAGGCGAACCAGTGGCCGGAGGACGTGGTCGACTACTTCGGCGACTTCCCCTCGGGCGGCGACGAGTGCCACATGGCGTTCCATTTCCCGGTCATGCCGCGGATCTTCATGGCGGTGCGGCGTGAGTCGCGGTATCCGGTGTCGGAGATCCTGGCGAAGACGCCGGCGATCCCGTCGAGCTGCCAGTGGGGCATCTTCCTGCGCAACCACGACGAGCTGACCCTGGAGATGGTCACCGACGAGGAACGCGACTACATGTGGGCGGAGTACGCCAAGGATCCGCGGATGCGGGCCAACATCGGCATCCGCCGGCGTCTGGCGCCGCTGCTGGACAACGACCGCAACCAGATCGAGCTGTTCACCGCGCTGCTGCTGTCGCTGCCCGGCTCGCCGATCCTCTACTACGGCGACGAGATCGGCATGGGGGACAACATCTGGCTCGGTGACCGGGACGCGGTGCGCACTCCGATGCAGTGGACGCCGGACCGCAACGCGGGTTTCTCGTCCTGCGACCCGGGGCGTCTGTATCTGCCCACGATCATGGATCCGGTCTACGGGTACCAGGTCACGAACGTGGAGGCGTCGATGTCGTCGCCGTCCTCGCTGCTGCACTGGACCCGGCGGATGATCGAGATCCGTAAGCAGAACCCGGCGTTCGGCCTCGGCTCGTACACCGAACTCCAGTCCTCGAACCCGGCCGTCCTCGCGTTCCTGCGGGAGGCCCCCTCGACCGGGGGGAACGGGGACGACCTGGTGCTGTGCGTGCACAACTTCTCCCGGTTCGCGCAGCCCACGGAGCTGGATCTGCGGGCGTTCAGCGGCCGTCATCCGGTCGAGCTGATCGGCGGTGTCCGCTTCCCGGCCATCGGGGAACTCCCGTATCTGCTGACCCTGGCAGGCCACGGCTTCTACTGGTTCCGGCTCCGCAAGGACGCCGTCTAGAACCTCGGGCGGGGCGGATAACACCGACCCGCCCGGGGCACCCATCAGTAAAACCCCGAATCCCCAGGACTCCGGGTCCCTGGGGAAAGGACGCGACGCCATGTCGGAAGCCGTCACTCGTGCCACCAGGACAAGTCCCGGGCTCCTTGCGTCCCTCGATCCACTGCTGCGGGAGTGGCTGCCGCGGCAACGCTGGTTCGCGGGCAAGGGGCGGCCGGTCACCGGGTTCTCACTGGTCGCGGCCACCGAACTGCTGCCGCCCACCGCCAAGTTGGGCCTGCTCCACCTCCTCGTACGGGCCCATCAGCCGGATGTCCCCACCCACGGCGCGATGACGCACCCCGGGGACTGCTACCAGCTCCTGATAGGCGTGCGCGAGGCGCTGCCACCCCGGCTGGCGCCCGCGCTCATCGGACATCCGGACGACGGTCCGCTCGCCGGGCGGACCGTGTACGAGGCTCTCCACGACCCCCGCCCCGCCGAAGTGCTCCTCGAAGCGCTGCGGGCACGGGCCCGCATCGGCGAACTGCGCTTCGAACGCGATACGCGGCAGGAGATACCCGACGGACTGATGCCGCGCCTGATGACCGCGGAACAGTCGAACTCCTCGATCGTCTATGGAGATACGTTCATCCTGAAGCTGCTGCGCCGGATCGTGCCGGGCGTCAACCCCGATCTGGAACTGCCGTTACTGCTCGCCCGCGAGGGCTGCCCCCGGGTGCCCGCGCCGACGGCCTGGCTGCTCGCCGACCTCGAAGGCCCCGACGACTCGTACGTCCTCGGCGTACTCCAGCCCTTTGTGAAGGGCGCGGCCGACGGCTGGGAACTGGCGCTGCGTGAACTGGCCAAGGGCGAGGACTTCAGCACCCAGGCGCGGGCGCTCGGGCGCGCGACGGCCGAGGTGCACACCGCGCTGGCCCGCGCGACGCCCCCGGTCACCCTGGGACACGCACAGGTGCGGCTGCTGGTCGACGGCATGACGGAGCGCCTGGAGGCGGCCGCGCAGGCGGTGCCCACGCTGCGG from Streptomyces avermitilis MA-4680 = NBRC 14893 includes the following:
- the treS gene encoding maltose alpha-D-glucosyltransferase encodes the protein MIVNEPVPDTFEDTPAKDRDPEWFKRAVFYEVLVRSFQDSNGDGVGDLKGLTAKLDYLQWLGVDCLWLPPFFKSPLRDGGYDVSDYTAVLPEFGDLADFVEFVDAAHQRGMRVIIDFVMNHTSDLHPWFQESRSNPDGPYGDYYVWADDDKQYQDARIIFVDTEASNWTFDPVRKQYYWHRFFSHQPDLNYENPAVQEEIVSALRFWLDLGIDGFRLDAVPYLYQQEGTNCENLPATHEFLKRVRKEIDTHYPDTVLLAEANQWPEDVVDYFGDFPSGGDECHMAFHFPVMPRIFMAVRRESRYPVSEILAKTPAIPSSCQWGIFLRNHDELTLEMVTDEERDYMWAEYAKDPRMRANIGIRRRLAPLLDNDRNQIELFTALLLSLPGSPILYYGDEIGMGDNIWLGDRDAVRTPMQWTPDRNAGFSSCDPGRLYLPTIMDPVYGYQVTNVEASMSSPSSLLHWTRRMIEIRKQNPAFGLGSYTELQSSNPAVLAFLREAPSTGGNGDDLVLCVHNFSRFAQPTELDLRAFSGRHPVELIGGVRFPAIGELPYLLTLAGHGFYWFRLRKDAV
- a CDS encoding maltokinase N-terminal cap-like domain-containing protein is translated as MSEAVTRATRTSPGLLASLDPLLREWLPRQRWFAGKGRPVTGFSLVAATELLPPTAKLGLLHLLVRAHQPDVPTHGAMTHPGDCYQLLIGVREALPPRLAPALIGHPDDGPLAGRTVYEALHDPRPAEVLLEALRARARIGELRFERDTRQEIPDGLMPRLMTAEQSNSSIVYGDTFILKLLRRIVPGVNPDLELPLLLAREGCPRVPAPTAWLLADLEGPDDSYVLGVLQPFVKGAADGWELALRELAKGEDFSTQARALGRATAEVHTALARATPPVTLGHAQVRLLVDGMTERLEAAAQAVPTLRTYAPGLRSAFETLGELAAEGRTWNAQRIHGDLHLGQCLRSPSGTWSLIDFEGEPSKSLAERRLPQPVARDVAGMLRSFDYAAHSHEPRVPGWADTCRAAYCTGYAEISGLDPRTDPVLLRAYETDKAVYEVVYEARHRPEWLPVPMAAVHRLSADAAP